gagtggaggaggacttaaAATTAGATTTAGACAAGATTTAGTTCTTGGCTGATGTTACTCAAACACCTCTGTGTTCAGGGATGATAGCTGGTTTCCAATCAGGTGTGCTGATTTTTGGTTGTTACATATTGTAACCATTTGCTGTTTCCTATTTGTGCGGTTAATTGTATAAACCATTATCAATAGTTTAATCAGTTCTGTTATTGTGCAGAACTTGATACACTGTTTAAGTAttatacaaaacattttttgtaaacCTCACTTTCACAGCTAACAAAAGACATAACGTTGAGCACACAGTAAACTTGACTTCCTAATGCTGTTCgttgtaattaaaataatttttccatCAGAACTGTGACTACAGACCTGGAAAGCTCTTGAAGTACATCTTTGCTGCCATCCTGTGGCAGATAAAGCTTGTAACATGCAGTACCATGTACTCTTTGTCAGACCTAAGTCTTCATCAGATTTACAGTGGTGCTTGAAAATTTGTGCatcctttagaatttgctctatttctcgATAAATATGCCCTAAAACACAGTCAGATTTTCATACAAGTCCTAAATAGTcctagataaagagacatcaatttaaaaaatgagacaaaaaaccttacacttgttcatatatataacaaatgttatatatttgtgtggcaaaagtatgtgaacctctcggattatcaattaatttgaaggggaaattagagttgggTGTCAATCAATGGGATTCTGGGAGGCCCTCCCTTATTtaaagagaaatctgggtcctcactatcaaagtctgagcttcacaacacaggtttgtggaagtgtgtcatggctcgaACAAaagagatttctgaggaccttagaagaagagttgctgatactcaccaggctggaaaggagtacaaaaccatttctagtttggactccaccagtcaactgtcaggcagatcgtgTACAAAtggaagacatccaacaccattaTTACCTTCCCCGGGACTGgtcaaacaacaaagatcacacaaAGAGCAAAGGGTTTAATGATCTGACGGGTCacaagggaccccagggtaatgtctaggaaactaaagacctttcttgcagtggctacagtcaatgttaatgagtccaccatcaggagaacatcaATGGTGAGCATGGCAGAGTAGCGAGGAGAAAGCCATTTCTCTTCtaaagaacattgctgcctgTCTACAGTGTAATGGTTTGGGCCTGCTTTTCTGCCTCTAGACAAGGACAGCTTTcatcattgatggagctatgaATTCAGCACATTCTGCAAGAAAATGTCACGGTATTGTCCATGAACTGaggctcaacagaaagtgggtcatgcagcaagacaacaaccctaaacacacaTCTTTCTACaaaagaatggttaaagcagaagaaagttTATGTTTTGGAACAGCAGAGTATAAatcctgaccttaatcctatagaaatgctgtggaagaaCCTGATGCTGGCAGTTCATGCAAGGAAGCCCACCAACTTCTAAGTTGAGACTATTCTGTAAGGAGGATTGGGCTAAAATacctccaagctgatgtgcagggctgataaataGTTACCAGAAACATTTaattgaagttattgctgcaaaaagggggggggggggggggggggggggagggttagggttagggttacaccagttactgaatgcaagggttcacatacttaccctcccacaaatatgtaagatttgatcattttcctcaaataaataagtttaatgttcttgtctcatttgtttaattgggtttcctttatctagttttaggacttgtgtgaaaatgtgatcacattttaggtcatttATGCCGACATAGAAAAttcataacaaaacaaagtaataGTGTTTTAGATTTCTTGTTCATTTATAATATTTAGTCCTTTCATTTTTGGAATGGCCTGGCTAGCAATACCTAATACTATAAAGCAGAGGAggcatttttattattaaatacatttattacataAATGACATGACAGTATGGCCTTTAAACACATAGACAGTGCTAAATATTTCATGTATTCTGGTTGGGTGGAGCTTATAAACAAAGCCATGTGATCCTTTGAGTCCTCTCCTGCTCCTGTgaatgggtttttttgtatttgtattcattgataattatttgatttgacCAGAAATAGACACCCACCCACcctgatccccccccccccccacacccacccTCACCCCCAGTCAAGCCCCCTCTGCAGAGTTTCCCCTTCAGCCCCAGTTGCACTGGTCTTCATCTGTTGCGGTCTCGATGTCTGTGACCAGGCCGGTGCCGATGGTTCTGTTCCCGTCTCTCAGAGTGAACCTCTGACCTTTCTCCAAAACCATCGGCTGACGGAGCGTGAGCGTCAGGGAGGTGTCCTCCCCTGGCATCACCATTTCCTGGAAGAGACGAGAATAACGCACAGGAACGTGGTTACTAATAATTACTAATATTCAAAATGCAGCTGCTAGACTGCATTGTTTATATATAACAGAAGATACACAAGTTTGTAAAAAAGCTAGTAAAATACATATACTGGTGGTCAGCCATCAGTCAAACAACTGTACAGCTGGTTTTCAAATCATTGTGTAAACGAAGACGATGCTGATGTGACAACATTTCTGATCTGAAACATTGTGAAGTTACATCATGTTCTAACACATGCATGAGGCGTGGGAACtgttatgtttgtttaaagTACTTAAATGCAGCTTGACACTATTTGACAAACATCCATGTATTGACAGAccaaaagacacacaaagaaatacacacacacacacacacacacaccttgtcaGCGGGCAGAGTGACTCTGCAGGCCATGTCCCAGGTTAGTGAGAACATGACGGGCATGAAGTTGGAGACAAACGGTTTGTGtctgcctccctcctccttACTCAGAACATACACCTGTAACACAGGGAGCACAAACATGATACAGTCCAAACGTGTTTTCACTTACAAACTCAGCATCATTACTGTGACATTTGTCTGGTCTCCCAGTTTGCCTTTAAAACTGCTTTGTGGCCATTACAAGTATTAAAATTATTGGATGTGTCTATAAAAAGACATGTAATAGATGTATgacaaatgaatcaataaaaaaagTGTGTATATGATAGTTAAGTGCAACTTTGTGCTCCCAGACCTGAGCCTTGACTTTCTGGTGAGGCATGATGGATCCTGGTTTGCACATCACCATCCCTCTCCTCACATCCTCCCTCTTCAGGCCTCGGACCAGAGCGCCCAGGTTGTCTCCTGCCTCTGCCCGGTCCAGAGACTTGTGGAACATCTCAATACCTGAGCCCAACGGGATGGACATGAAGGTCAAATTCTTGTGTGTACACCTTTGCTCATTCAGTATAACAAATGCTTAGACACACCAGTACAGTAGACACATAGCCTGACTTACAAAAAGACTTACCAATAAAGTATCTGAGTAAGGTATTGGGCCAAGGAGCCACAAAAACAGCTGTAATGCTCcttgactgtgaaggtcatagcatcTGATTCCCATCATTTTTATACACTTCAAGCCATGAAGTCACTCCTAACGCTCTGACTTCATAATATCTCTCCCCTCTTTGTTTTGGTTAATTTCCTGTGCAACCAACACAGGAGTTCCTCTTCTGAGTttctattccttttttttttttgttttccactcACCAGTAACCACAGATTTGAAGCTGCGATTGTGGCCCACAAACTCGCAGTCGTCTCCTTTCTTGATGATACCTCTCTCCATAGTGCCAGTCACTACTGTACCCCTGCCTGAAAGACACAAATGTTCGCAAGTCACCAtcatttgttgatttttttacaaccttgagtgaaatatctgcaGTGCAGTCTTAAgtggttgtgtttgtgcagcctgcgtttcttgtttttttttcgtACCTGGGATGGAATAAACTCCTTCAATGGGCAGAAGGAAAGGTTTCTCTAGTTCTCTTTTGGGCAAAGGAACATAATTATCCACAATCTCCAGCAGTTTCATCACTGCATTCACGCCCAGGTCCGGCTGTTTGTTCTGAGATGGAGCAAGACAATCGTTCAGTCAGACTCACATTAAAGACTTAAATTGTCCTGCATTTGGTCGCTTTCCATAAATGATGGCTGAAATCTGTTTGTTGAtagattttttccttttacaatAGCTAATCGATCAATCACTTTTTCCCCCTCACCTCCAGAGCGCAGAGGGCGGAGCCTATTACAACAGGCGTGTTCTCGCCGTCGTAGCCGAACTCCGTGAGCAGCTCGCGGATCTCGATCTCCACCAGCTCCAGCATCTCCTTGTCCTCCACGGCATCCGCCTTGTTGATGAAAACCACCACGTGCTCAACACCGATCTGCCTGGCCAGCAGCAGGTGCTCACGCGTCTGGGGCATCTGGCCGTCGGTGGCCGCCACCACCAGGATGCAACCGTCCATCTGAGCCGTGCCTGTGATCATgttctgaaaaagaaaagaggtggACGGAGATTAAATGGGATTCATCATTAAGAATCATTAAGAAAGACGAGGCTGCGTCATGTTTAGCGGTTTCTTGGTCAGGGAGCAGAAAAGTAGATTACCTTGACGTAGTCAGCGTGACCAGGGCAGTCTGTATGAGCGTAATGTCTGTTGGCTGTGGTGTATTCTACATGAGAGGCGTTGATGGTGATTCCTCTGGCCTTCTCCTCGGGGGCATTGTCAATTTCCTCATACTTTTTAAAGTTAGCACCACCAGCATCAGCGAGCACTGAggacccaaaaaaaaaaacaacaagacgGTCACATTTCTGACTTCTAGTATCATGAAACTAGAAAAATGTGGGCCGTGACTTTTTCTTCGTAGGTCACTGGAGCTAATTAGacagaatttaattaaatattttggacATGCAGTCATCTGAGCCTGTGTGTGAGTAAAAGCTAAGACATCAGTGACTCTACCTTTTGTGATGGCTGCAGTTAGGGTGGTCTTGCCGTGATCCACATGACCGATTGTTCCGATGTTCACGTGGGGCTTGTCTCGGCTGTACGTCTTCTTAGCATCTGCAGCAAAGGTCCGCCGACTCAGAGGCACAGCGCACtagaaaacaaactcaagaaTTATACAACAAGAAACTCTCTGTTAAACTGGCAAAGTACTTCAGACTGCAGTTTGTGTGCACACTCACCAGTTTGTAGGAGCTGTGCAGGAGGCTTGGCGAAGAAAGCTGAAGGGCTGAGCAGAAAAGATCAGCTGATTATTTGACTGGATATTTCAGTGTAGTTTCTCCTATATTTCCACTACCAGTGTTCCAGTACAAGTTCTTATCACAATACGTATCTTTCCTTATTCAGCCTCACATAGACTGTTCACCTGCAAAAAAATCACACCTGCTCAACTCAGCCAGCAGGCTGTCAGTGCCTGAACCTTTTAAGTCAGTTTCAATCAGTGCAGGCATCTGTAAACAGAGAGAACACGTCTCCTCTGCCTTAATAGTAATGAGTGTCTCACACAATGTTGCCGACTGTTTGATCCAAATCTCTCCCAGAATCAGAAACCACAAAGACACAACACAACCCAGGTGTCACCAGGATGCAAACTCTGGTGTTCTGCAGATTCATTAGAAAACTATTTTGTGGACTCCTGAAATGGACTTTTGCCTCCATCAGAGTTTATTTagctattttttatttaatgtttattagcaTAGGGACAAGTATATAACATGAACTTATGCCACATACCACATGATTTATTCTAGCCTAAGCTAGTTTGCAATGATTATCCCTAGATGggctttttaaaatacatataactcaacaatacatataTCACGACACAAAATTCAACAACAACGTACCTACAAGcagcataaaacacaacataaaagtTTCATAAAACAAAAGGAACCAGATCATTCATGACTACATGATTGATCCTTCTTTAAAAAGCCATCTGTCCAAGTGAGGATTTACTAAAGGGCTCTTTATTATTCCCTCGTGTTAATGAAGCCCTGAGAGGAACCAGCGGGTCACTGAGCACCTGAGCAACCTGCTTATTTAAGCTTTTATAGACCAGTTTAAAATTAgcaaatttaataaaatgatcaaaacatttCTTAAGAACATGACAGTGGTATGATCTTATTGCTTTCCCGTCCAGAATTGCTCGATTATAACTAATCTTAAAAGGCTTGATTATTATAGGTGCTGCTTGTGACCATGAAATGTTACAGAATGCCACATTTTTACTTCTGTTTGCACCAGATTACATTATTAGTGCCATATTAGTATCAGTTTGACACACAGAGCATCACTGACATTTAGTTCAGACATACAAAGACAATGCTCAGAGAGCTGAAGCTACACCTGCATTAATTCATGTCTATCAGTATTTATTGATGATAGGAGCCTTTGAACCAGAAAGGAAGAGTCTCCTTCACATGCTGTCAGCTATCTAACCAGCAGTATCTATCTGTGATGTTTGAGCCTGTTTCACTCATCATTCACTGTTAGCTGCATCGTTAGCTAACACTCACAGTAACGTGACCTTGCTCTGCTGTTGGAAGAGACAACATCATCTCTTTCTCATTATCGTTTACGTTTAAATAGACGCAAAGAACCAATTCTAATATGTGCACAACAAATCAGAGTATGCAGAAATCAGACATGCATAAAGCGTCGGATACTGATAAAGATTTTAACTATTTTACCGGAGAAACACGCACGCAGCCCCACGAGCGCCGCCATCTTGGATGGTTAGACAAACCAAAGACGATCGGTCAGTCAAGAGAAGTCACTGcctgcttcctcttcttcttttggcGGTTGGCAAACCAGCTTAAaggcgcattaccgccacctactgGACTGGGGGTATGTTGTAGTAGTAGCGGTAGTACTTGTTGTAGTAGtcgtagtagtagtaatagtagtagtaatagtagtagtagtctcTCTCGGGTGATATGTCACTTGTATTTCACCGACACATACCAGGAACCAGGGGAGGCATATCATCAGACACTTTTCTTTTCAATCGGATGGTGATGGTAGTAATACACAGCAAACCATTAATTACAATCTGATGAGAGAAAGTGCCAAAGTGCAGTTTTAAGGACACTACTTTCATTATCAGACAAGAGTAGCTAGTTTTGTTGGAAAAACTGCATAGttttcatttctcctcttcGCTTATCTGCGATATTGCAGGAATTATTGTTTTGCCCTGGACAAGTACCTGACAGGCTCCACAATTGTGTTGATATCTAAGttgtaaatgttgtatattttacattatatacaaaccatgtatcatatatattataacatataacatatcgCAGATATTATAACATTAGATATTATAATATATGActgtaatttttaatatttgacacTGTTTCTCTGGATGCTTCGAGGCGATTCTTATGAGAGACGTATTCCTCTCACTCCCACTAACACTCTCTGAACGTCGTGCGTACATACGTCACTGATTTACCGTAACTACGTTAGTAGAGAGTTTACCGTTTTGCCTTTTGTATACTGAGGTCGTATTCCTGTTCAGTTAAAGGTCTACCACATTATAACTTGAGAGGACTGAGTTGAAGCTGAAATTCTGGAGATTGATGAGACTCTGAGGTGAGACAGGAACACAGCCCAAAAATGTCACTGACCAATTTAGTTCAATCTTTACGGTAAAGCATGGCAGCTTGGTTGCAACTCGTGAAGCTAGCTAGAATATTCTAGctcattcatgtgtttgtgttcgaGAGGGTTTATAGTGGGTGTTCACTTCTTTGGAAGTCAAAAAGGAGCCGTGTGTCCATTTATTCAACACGCTTTTTAGGACTCTTGAAAGGTAGGTTGGGAATTAGTGGATTTtgccaaagatattcagtgttAATCGTAGCTACATGAAGATCTGTAGCTAGTTATGTCAAAGTTTAACATGCTTCTGATGTTGTAAACTAATAATCTTTACAGTAAAGTCAGGTGAACTCCAAGGTTTAAAAGCTGATTTCTGGGTTTgctttttgtgtatttaattgATATCCTCACCTCAGTATCACTGCGATTTGATGTGGATCATTTATGAAGTTTTTCTCTTCAGCTCTTTCAGTAAACATCATGGcagaagacagacagaacaacagcaacagcagaagATATCCCCAGAACCTTCAGGGGGTCCTGCAGCTGGCAGTAGAGGCTGGCTCCGCTGCAGAGGGACCTGCTCCTGTTCAGCCAATGTCAGAGGAGGTATGTGCCTATTAATTATAAGGTTCAATCCTTACAAGGCCATTTTCAAGTCAGGTTAGTATAGCTCAATATCACAAACCACAAATTTGTCTCAGGGGCCTTTACAGTCTGTATAGCAATAGGAaatcctctgtccttagaccctcgatttgaataaagaaaaactccctaaaagaACCCTTCAAtagggaaaaaatggagaaacCTCAGGAACAGAAACAGAtgagggatccctctcccaggacagacatgcaatagatgttgtgtgtacaggaTAGAACAAGATGTATAGCATggaaaacaggatgacaaatgTATAATGGACTTATAATGTGATCAAGCGGAGGCCAAGCAACTTCCAAGTGCCACCAAAACAGATCGGACCTGAGCCATGCAACCTCCATCACCATAGAGACCTGGGAagaggacagactacacatgatagagatgagagagagagagagagagagagagagaaatgagatgagatgagatgagatgagataagatgagatgagatgagatgagataagGCTGAAACTCCTGCAGGATGAGGAACCAGAACTCTGGAAGTGGAACTGACAGCTAGGGAAGCAGAGTGGATCTAGGATGGGTGATGGTTCAGCAAAGTGATGGCTAGGCTTTGGGCATTGGACccctacaaacacacatcttATCGCGACCAGACTGCACACATGTAAATTTTGATTATTCCTCACAGAACCGGAAACAGTCTGACAATGAGACATGTGAACAACATATGttgtcaaatgtgtttttaaacattatgtGGCTTTGTCACAAGTAAAGCTGATAtgattaaacatttttgataattaatttaaaCTAATTATTTTTGCTCAGTCCAGGTGCACATGCGTCCCTTTATGTTTGGATAAGATCGTGATGACTGCACATTGCCTCAGAGGTTGTTGATTCAGAATGACAAATATTCTCATGGTCTTTCTTCGTTCCAGAGGAAAGCATGGCTGAGAGAAGCTCTCGCAGAGGTCTGCAAAGGGCAGATGGATGAAGTAGCACAGATGAAGCAGTGCTTGGAAGTCCTATGCAAAGACGGAacgggagagagggagagagatggagaggaggagagggatgacGAGGATGAAGATGAGCGGGAATCAGCCTTTGAGATACTGTCAGAGTTGTGTGAGAACCTGGACAATGCAAGAGGTTCGTAATAAACTACATGACACCAGAAGAACACACAAATTATTAGGTATTAGAGTTGTTATAGTCAGTTATATATAGATAAGAAATTATCTTGGAGCAGCTAGAAAGAGGTTTTGAGTAGAAATGATCTCCATTTACTGTAATATATCCTGACTCTGtcccctctttctctgcttcaCAGACTTGATGATTCTGGGTGGACTGGAGTTGTGCGTCTCCCAGTATCTGTGTCATGCCCAGAGTGGGTTGAGGTGGCGTGCTGCTGAGCTTATTGCCTCCTGTGCCCAGAACATGCCGCAGGTGCAGGTCCACTTGCTAAGCATTGGGACGTTGCCAAaactgctgcagctgacagactcAGACCCCCACCCCACCGTGAGAGTAAAAGCCCTGTATGCAGTCTCATGTGAGTACCTGAGAGCTCTGTTGCACACAGGTCACATTCACTGTGAAACATTTAGACGAGATTGTCTGCATCAAGCGGCATGAGCTGTAACAGCGTCCTGTTGTGACTCCAGGTCTGATCCGAGAGCAGGAGGAAGGACTCCAAGCGTTCCTGTCCCACGATGGCTTCTCAGTGCTGATGCGAGGCATGCAGTCGGACATCGAGAAGCTCAGGACCAAGTCGGCATTCCTTCTGCTCAACCTGCTGACGTCACATCCTGAACAGAAAGGTACGATTGACAGAGGCGTTTAATCAGGACGGTGTTGTTAAACTAAGACGATGTTGGGATTACTAACTTTATAACAATGCTGTAATGATCTCTTTCTTCAGAGATGGCACTCAGACCATCATATGACACCAAACTTCTCCAA
The genomic region above belongs to Thunnus albacares chromosome 17, fThuAlb1.1, whole genome shotgun sequence and contains:
- the hspbp1 gene encoding hsp70-binding protein 1, which encodes MAEDRQNNSNSRRYPQNLQGVLQLAVEAGSAAEGPAPVQPMSEERKAWLREALAEVCKGQMDEVAQMKQCLEVLCKDGTGERERDGEEERDDEDEDERESAFEILSELCENLDNARDLMILGGLELCVSQYLCHAQSGLRWRAAELIASCAQNMPQVQVHLLSIGTLPKLLQLTDSDPHPTVRVKALYAVSCLIREQEEGLQAFLSHDGFSVLMRGMQSDIEKLRTKSAFLLLNLLTSHPEQKDTVVSMGMAQQLVSVLRTPHSPFHEHVLGALCCLVEDCPQGLKDCREPSLGLEELLRQRARELQGKEESQEELDFCEHLRVTCFRGQQSEDNGMDR
- the tufm gene encoding elongation factor Tu, mitochondrial, coding for MAALVGLRACFSALQLSSPSLLHSSYKLCAVPLSRRTFAADAKKTYSRDKPHVNIGTIGHVDHGKTTLTAAITKVLADAGGANFKKYEEIDNAPEEKARGITINASHVEYTTANRHYAHTDCPGHADYVKNMITGTAQMDGCILVVAATDGQMPQTREHLLLARQIGVEHVVVFINKADAVEDKEMLELVEIEIRELLTEFGYDGENTPVVIGSALCALENKQPDLGVNAVMKLLEIVDNYVPLPKRELEKPFLLPIEGVYSIPGRGTVVTGTMERGIIKKGDDCEFVGHNRSFKSVVTGIEMFHKSLDRAEAGDNLGALVRGLKREDVRRGMVMCKPGSIMPHQKVKAQVYVLSKEEGGRHKPFVSNFMPVMFSLTWDMACRVTLPADKEMVMPGEDTSLTLTLRQPMVLEKGQRFTLRDGNRTIGTGLVTDIETATDEDQCNWG